The proteins below come from a single Mesobacillus jeotgali genomic window:
- a CDS encoding sterol desaturase family protein codes for MNKLYKDFLFFPDISILIVLILSGVGTSLFMGVTWYMFLLFIIGMVTFAFSEYFTHRFFFHIKAPKNPLFLRFMKRIHYDHHTDPNNLKLLFLPLWYSLPGFFVLSYLFYLVSNSFNLTIAFGTGLMTMLLVYEWKHYVAHRPIKPKTKFGRWVKKVHILHHYKNENFWYGVSTPLADFLFGTFKDEKNVETSRTAKALGKRM; via the coding sequence ATGAATAAACTATATAAGGATTTTCTGTTCTTTCCTGATATTAGTATCTTAATTGTTTTAATATTATCAGGAGTCGGAACATCTCTATTCATGGGGGTTACATGGTACATGTTTTTACTTTTCATTATTGGGATGGTTACCTTTGCTTTCAGCGAATACTTTACTCACCGATTCTTTTTCCATATAAAAGCTCCGAAAAATCCTTTATTCCTAAGGTTCATGAAAAGAATCCACTATGATCATCATACAGATCCTAATAACTTAAAACTTCTATTCCTGCCTTTGTGGTACAGCCTTCCTGGTTTTTTCGTCCTGTCTTATCTTTTTTATCTCGTTTCTAATAGCTTCAACCTGACAATTGCTTTCGGAACCGGTCTCATGACGATGCTATTGGTCTATGAATGGAAGCATTATGTTGCCCATCGGCCAATTAAACCAAAGACCAAATTCGGTCGCTGGGTGAAAAAAGTTCATATTCTCCATCACTATAAAAATGAAAATTTCTGGTATGGAGTCAGTACTCCGCTTGCCGACTTTCTATTTGGGACCTTTAAAGATGAAAAAAATGTCGAAACAAGCAGAACGGCTAAGGCATTGGGAAAACGTATGTAA
- a CDS encoding NERD domain-containing protein, with the protein MLLKKRTESKELIVLRYLNTRMELAAKDKFNLANLEKGYRGEIEFDRVTENLSEERYIIDDLLLQLNNSYFQIDKVIISAGVIHLLDVKYHEGDYYLESDKLYSVKSGREFKNPVIQLKRSETLFRQLLQNLKFNYLVQASVVFNNPEFTLYQAPMDLPIILPTQINRFLRELNDTPSKMDESHRLLAQKLLSLHQDKNPFTNLPEYNYEQLEKGMYCKACGSFNTVIKNYDLVCGKCGKQERIDQAILRFIQEIKVLFPEIKITTQIIYEWCQAKISKKTITRALKKNYVSTGRTCDTYYE; encoded by the coding sequence ATGTTACTTAAAAAGAGAACTGAATCAAAGGAATTGATAGTACTGCGCTACCTGAACACACGAATGGAGTTGGCCGCAAAGGATAAATTCAATCTTGCGAATTTGGAAAAAGGGTATAGAGGGGAGATTGAATTTGATCGGGTGACTGAAAACCTCTCTGAGGAAAGGTATATAATAGATGACCTGCTACTCCAGTTAAATAATTCATATTTTCAAATTGATAAGGTAATAATCTCTGCGGGCGTCATTCATCTATTGGATGTGAAATATCACGAAGGTGATTATTACTTGGAATCGGATAAATTGTACTCCGTGAAGAGTGGCCGCGAGTTCAAGAATCCAGTCATACAATTAAAGAGAAGCGAGACACTTTTTCGCCAACTGCTTCAAAACCTCAAATTTAATTACCTCGTCCAGGCTTCTGTCGTTTTCAACAACCCTGAATTCACCCTCTACCAAGCCCCAATGGACCTGCCAATCATTTTACCAACCCAGATTAATCGCTTTTTAAGAGAACTAAACGATACTCCTTCAAAGATGGACGAAAGCCATAGATTACTCGCCCAAAAATTGCTTTCATTACATCAGGATAAGAACCCTTTTACCAACCTACCTGAATACAATTATGAACAATTGGAAAAGGGAATGTATTGCAAGGCTTGTGGTTCTTTCAATACTGTGATTAAAAACTATGACTTAGTCTGCGGTAAATGTGGTAAACAGGAAAGGATTGATCAAGCCATTCTACGATTTATCCAAGAAATAAAAGTGCTTTTTCCTGAAATTAAAATCACTACGCAGATTATTTATGAATGGTGCCAAGCAAAAATTAGCAAGAAGACAATAACTAGAGCTTTAAAGAAGAACTATGTATCAACTGGTAGAACTTGTGATACTTATTATGAATAA
- a CDS encoding putative bifunctional diguanylate cyclase/phosphodiesterase — protein MFITQKPEDIVIFQGEYSLAIVFLSIVIAFLASFTALSLNERIRKNGFFGRNFWLILASIAMGMGIWAMHFIGMSAFRLPVSMQYNLTATVLSVFPAVMASYLAFYISNRTNSTRWPQVIAGITMGIGIALMHYIGMSAMEMDIKYAYRPFLFILSIMIAILVSYVALYIFTSLQKFMGNFFVKLITSLLMGIAVASMHYTGMEAVVFYTEGEVFPAPSHEHHLNYRMLIVSVTLGIGVILGLSGLSSLLDRYVDFRLNHFDSLTGLPNRRQFEKMLSVSSPGSLAIIHIHGLEKWNRRYGYEVGDEVIKAVSEILIKMKPAFCILYRIEGNRFAVILESERDNETLKISMERIMAMMKKPLIINEKKLVIEMVCALTSSEGNDRAELFANTLAVIQHSNTAFNHAVIEYDPKIHTLAFERNLIQDIDRAMQENELYVLYQPKVCSSTRIVSGVEALLRWKHSVHGVISPSIFIPILEENGKMHEVTDWLIDHVCQQIKSWKSRDLPIFKVAINIPGSYFTSPHLMETLKESVSKYEIHSKYLELEITETSVIDQIEDAIRAVGAFKEFGFTVALDDFGTGVSSLSYLKRLPISTMKIDKSFVDDVPQSEKDSAIMKAIVSLGHSLKLKVVIEGVENEEQMKFLSSNSDNPIIQGYYYSKPLDARELVDWVNGFNELAV, from the coding sequence ATGTTTATAACTCAAAAACCAGAAGATATAGTTATTTTTCAAGGAGAATATTCACTGGCGATCGTATTTCTTTCGATAGTCATTGCTTTTCTCGCATCTTTTACTGCCCTTTCACTAAACGAAAGGATTAGAAAGAATGGCTTTTTTGGGCGGAATTTTTGGCTGATCCTTGCTTCTATTGCAATGGGAATGGGAATTTGGGCTATGCATTTCATCGGCATGAGTGCTTTTAGACTTCCGGTGTCCATGCAATATAATCTTACAGCGACTGTTTTATCTGTTTTTCCAGCGGTAATGGCGTCATATCTGGCGTTTTATATTTCAAATCGGACGAATTCAACTCGCTGGCCGCAAGTGATTGCTGGCATTACGATGGGGATTGGCATTGCTTTGATGCATTATATCGGTATGTCTGCAATGGAAATGGATATTAAATATGCTTATCGTCCATTCCTTTTTATCCTTTCGATCATGATTGCCATCCTGGTTTCCTATGTTGCGTTATACATATTTACAAGCCTGCAAAAATTCATGGGAAACTTTTTTGTTAAGCTGATCACGTCCTTACTGATGGGAATAGCTGTCGCCAGCATGCATTATACAGGCATGGAGGCAGTTGTTTTTTACACGGAAGGAGAGGTGTTTCCGGCTCCTTCGCATGAACATCATCTGAATTATAGAATGCTCATCGTATCCGTGACTTTGGGAATTGGAGTGATTTTGGGGCTTTCGGGATTATCCAGCTTGCTGGACCGTTATGTCGATTTTCGTTTGAATCACTTCGACTCTTTAACCGGACTGCCAAATAGACGCCAGTTTGAAAAAATGCTCTCTGTCTCTTCACCAGGCAGCCTGGCAATCATCCATATACATGGACTTGAAAAGTGGAATAGACGATATGGATATGAAGTGGGTGATGAAGTCATAAAGGCAGTAAGTGAAATTCTTATCAAGATGAAGCCGGCGTTCTGTATACTTTACAGAATAGAAGGCAATCGGTTTGCCGTGATCCTAGAAAGTGAACGGGATAATGAAACACTGAAAATTTCCATGGAAAGAATTATGGCTATGATGAAAAAACCATTGATCATTAATGAAAAGAAATTAGTCATTGAAATGGTTTGTGCCTTAACCTCTTCGGAAGGGAATGACCGCGCTGAACTATTTGCAAATACATTGGCAGTGATTCAGCATTCTAACACAGCATTTAATCATGCAGTGATTGAATATGATCCAAAAATCCATACCTTGGCATTTGAACGGAATCTGATTCAGGATATTGACAGGGCGATGCAAGAAAATGAACTTTATGTTCTTTACCAGCCGAAAGTATGTTCCAGTACGCGGATAGTATCTGGAGTTGAAGCGTTGCTGCGATGGAAGCATTCGGTGCATGGGGTGATTTCACCAAGCATTTTCATACCGATTCTTGAAGAAAACGGGAAAATGCATGAAGTGACAGATTGGCTCATTGACCATGTGTGCCAGCAAATCAAATCCTGGAAGTCTCGAGATCTGCCAATTTTTAAAGTAGCAATCAATATTCCAGGGTCCTATTTCACTTCCCCACACTTAATGGAAACATTGAAAGAAAGCGTGTCAAAATATGAAATTCACAGCAAGTATCTCGAACTTGAAATTACAGAGACGAGTGTAATTGACCAGATAGAGGATGCAATAAGAGCAGTAGGTGCTTTCAAGGAATTTGGTTTTACTGTTGCCCTGGATGATTTCGGGACGGGGGTATCATCCTTATCTTATTTAAAGCGGTTGCCGATTTCGACTATGAAAATTGACAAGTCCTTTGTCGACGATGTACCTCAATCAGAAAAGGATTCCGCAATTATGAAAGCAATCGTTAGCCTTGGACATTCGTTGAAACTGAAAGTGGTAATTGAGGGAGTAGAAAACGAAGAACAGATGAAATTCCTATCCTCAAATTCCGATAATCCAATTATCCAAGGTTATTATTACTCTAAACCGCTAGATGCCAGAGAGCTTGTTGATTGGGTGAATGGTTTTAACGAACTTGCTGTCTGA
- a CDS encoding NfeD family protein, producing the protein MELFGMPLETIYFYGLVISGGVTIIYLFFGDALEGLTEAIPFVNPTLIFSFVAIFTAGGYLGEVFTKLHSIWIAAVSAIIALILVTLLNVFVLIPLSNAEESLVYKESDLRGRIGTVITGIPVDGYGEVMIENISGRISKPAVSFTKTEIPYGKKVLIIDIENGVLQVKLYEELETYI; encoded by the coding sequence ATGGAGCTGTTTGGCATGCCATTAGAAACGATTTACTTTTACGGGTTGGTCATTTCAGGTGGAGTTACGATTATTTATTTGTTTTTCGGTGATGCCCTAGAGGGACTGACAGAAGCTATTCCTTTTGTGAATCCAACTTTAATTTTTTCCTTTGTTGCGATTTTTACAGCAGGCGGGTATTTAGGTGAAGTTTTTACAAAGCTGCACAGTATTTGGATTGCAGCTGTTTCTGCAATTATTGCTCTTATTCTAGTAACTTTGCTGAATGTGTTTGTGCTGATTCCACTATCAAATGCCGAGGAATCGCTCGTGTACAAAGAAAGTGATTTAAGAGGGAGAATCGGAACTGTCATTACTGGTATTCCAGTCGACGGCTATGGTGAAGTCATGATCGAGAATATCAGCGGCCGCATCTCTAAGCCGGCAGTCAGTTTTACAAAAACAGAAATACCTTATGGAAAAAAAGTACTGATCATCGATATTGAAAATGGTGTTCTGCAGGTCAAGTTGTATGAAGAATTAGAGACTTATATTTAG
- a CDS encoding DUF975 family protein gives MNLSISQIKKKSLASLKGKWGIGVALTFIVFLVTSIVPSIVEIILSGGFSQWANQTETPLIADIVNLFISFLFIPLTVASYWFYLVIARWNDPKISDVFLVYKEWVLSLKLIGTSILVGIFTILWSLLLIIPGIIKGISYSQVFFLLRDNPELSALEAITESKIRMKGYKWKYFLMNLSFIGWVFIAIFTLGIGFLWLTPYISTANATFYNELIAPQDHEEAEPADLES, from the coding sequence ATGAATTTATCCATTTCACAAATTAAAAAGAAGTCTCTAGCTTCGTTGAAAGGAAAGTGGGGCATCGGTGTTGCTCTTACTTTTATTGTCTTTTTGGTCACTTCGATTGTGCCGTCGATTGTAGAAATAATATTAAGCGGCGGATTTTCTCAGTGGGCTAACCAAACTGAAACCCCTTTAATTGCCGATATTGTTAATCTATTTATCTCGTTTTTATTCATCCCGCTGACCGTAGCCAGCTACTGGTTTTACCTGGTCATTGCGAGATGGAATGACCCGAAGATTTCTGATGTCTTTCTGGTGTATAAAGAATGGGTGCTATCACTGAAGTTAATCGGAACATCCATCCTTGTAGGGATATTCACGATACTATGGTCATTGCTGCTGATTATACCAGGCATTATCAAAGGGATTTCTTATTCACAAGTGTTTTTCCTGCTGAGGGATAACCCTGAACTCTCTGCACTTGAAGCAATCACAGAAAGTAAAATCAGGATGAAGGGCTATAAGTGGAAATATTTCCTGATGAATCTTAGTTTTATAGGGTGGGTCTTCATTGCCATCTTTACTTTAGGAATCGGTTTCTTGTGGCTGACTCCGTACATCAGTACAGCTAATGCTACTTTTTATAATGAATTGATTGCACCGCAAGACCATGAAGAGGCAGAGCCTGCTGACTTGGAAAGTTAA
- a CDS encoding flotillin family protein, whose amino-acid sequence MDIMFIVIGFVVFLVIAMIAVFITKYKTAGPDEALIVTGSFLGSRNVHTDESNNKIKIIRGGGTFIFPVFQQSRPLSLLSSKLEVTTPEVYTEQGVPVMADGTAIIKIGGSISEIATAAEQFLGKTKEDRENEAKEVLEGHLRSILGSMTVEEIYKNRDKFSQEVQRVASQDLAKMGLVIVSFTIKDVRDKNGYLDSLGKPRIAQVKRDADIATADAEKETRIKKAEADKEAKKAEFERATEIAEAEKINGLKMAEFRREQDIAKARADQAYDLENARAQQEVTEQEMQVKIIERQKQIELEEKEILRRERQYDSEVKKKADADRYAVEQSAAADKAKQIAEADANKYRIEAMAKAEAEKVRMDGLAKAEAEKAKGESEAEIIRLKGLAEAEAKEKIAEAFEQFGQAAILDMILKMLPEYAKQVAAPLGNIDKITVVDTGGSDSNGGANKVTGYATNLMATLQESLKASSGIDVKDLIENFSGKANVRHSIDALTDEIRENKTENRIEAVIKQEE is encoded by the coding sequence ATGGATATTATGTTTATTGTTATTGGTTTTGTTGTTTTCCTTGTCATCGCTATGATAGCCGTTTTCATCACCAAATATAAAACGGCTGGACCAGACGAGGCCCTGATTGTAACGGGCAGCTTTTTGGGAAGCCGCAATGTGCACACGGATGAATCGAATAATAAAATAAAAATCATCAGGGGCGGCGGTACATTCATCTTCCCTGTATTCCAGCAATCACGTCCATTAAGCCTGCTTTCAAGTAAACTTGAAGTAACCACTCCGGAAGTTTACACAGAGCAAGGAGTGCCAGTAATGGCTGACGGAACGGCAATCATCAAAATTGGCGGCTCTATCAGTGAAATCGCAACTGCAGCCGAGCAGTTCCTTGGAAAAACGAAAGAAGACCGGGAGAATGAGGCGAAGGAAGTTTTAGAAGGGCATTTACGTTCGATTCTCGGATCGATGACTGTAGAAGAAATCTATAAGAACCGTGATAAGTTTTCGCAGGAAGTTCAGCGTGTTGCATCACAGGACCTTGCAAAAATGGGACTTGTCATTGTGTCGTTCACAATCAAGGATGTCCGAGATAAAAATGGTTACCTTGATTCACTTGGTAAACCTCGTATTGCCCAGGTAAAGCGTGACGCCGATATCGCCACTGCTGATGCGGAAAAAGAAACACGCATCAAGAAAGCGGAAGCAGATAAAGAAGCGAAGAAAGCGGAATTTGAACGTGCGACTGAAATTGCTGAAGCCGAAAAGATTAATGGTTTGAAAATGGCAGAATTCCGCCGCGAGCAGGATATTGCCAAAGCACGTGCTGACCAGGCATACGATTTGGAAAACGCCCGTGCTCAGCAAGAGGTAACAGAGCAGGAAATGCAGGTTAAGATCATCGAGCGCCAAAAGCAAATCGAGCTCGAGGAAAAAGAAATTCTGCGCCGTGAGCGCCAGTATGATTCCGAAGTCAAGAAGAAGGCTGACGCTGACCGCTATGCTGTTGAGCAATCCGCAGCAGCCGATAAGGCGAAGCAAATTGCCGAAGCAGATGCGAATAAATACCGTATTGAAGCAATGGCTAAAGCCGAGGCAGAGAAAGTCCGTATGGATGGTCTTGCGAAAGCGGAAGCAGAAAAGGCGAAGGGTGAATCCGAAGCTGAAATCATCCGCCTGAAAGGTCTAGCCGAAGCAGAAGCGAAAGAAAAGATCGCCGAAGCATTTGAACAGTTCGGCCAGGCCGCAATCCTCGATATGATCTTGAAAATGCTTCCTGAATACGCGAAGCAAGTTGCTGCGCCACTTGGCAACATTGATAAGATCACCGTTGTCGATACTGGCGGCAGTGACTCAAACGGCGGAGCAAACAAGGTAACCGGCTATGCGACCAATTTAATGGCAACACTTCAAGAGTCCCTTAAGGCATCATCAGGAATCGATGTGAAAGACCTAATCGAAAACTTCTCAGGAAAAGCGAACGTAAGACACAGTATCGATGCCCTGACAGACGAAATTCGCGAAAACAAGACTGAAAACAGGATTGAAGCTGTGATTAAGCAGGAAGAATAG